aaccccgtctctactaaaaaatacaaaaaactagctgggcgaggtggcgggcgcctgtagtcccagctacttgggaggctgaggcaggagaatggcctgaacccgggaggcggagcttgcagtgagctgagatccggccactgcactccagcctgggcaagagagccagactctgcctcaaaaaaaaaaaaaagacagggccGAAAGTGACTCTGAAGCCTATGCTTGCCCTGCTCTCCCACACTACCCACAGAGTTTGGGCAAGGAGAAAAAACAGGCTCAGATGGGAATGACTGCAGGGAGTCTGAGGAGAGGACCCACGTCCATTGGGTCATCTGGAGTGGCCTGAGGCTCAGCACCACTCCCACCAGGAGGGAAGGGCTTGCTTGACCCAAAGTGCCTAGCCTGGAGTGTCTAGTCCCACACTGCAAGGAGAGCTGCAAGTCTAAGgggaacctccacctccagaattCAGGCAATGGTGGCTAAGATGAGAGGACAGTTATCCATCCACTGACCCTGGCACCTCACACTCTTAAACCCTGGTCTTCCACATACACTGACCCAGCATACCTGTACTCTCCAACCCCCGAGGATGGGCCTGCGCTGAGTCTGTGTGCTGCTTTACAGAGTTTGAATAATTCAAGCCCCAGAGGCCTGAGGTATCAGTTTCCTTTGCTCTGTTGTCATGGGGACAGGTGTCTTAACACCTGTGTAATGCACAGGAATAATTAAGCTAATGAAGGGGCAAAGAGGGAAGGGCTGCTGTCCTGTGCCTCAGATGACTCTGGGCTGATCAAGGGAGTCCCTGGTCCCTGTTCTGCTGAGAGAGCAGCAGGCCCATCTAGAGTCCAGGTGTGGGGaatagaagaaggaaggaaggaatgagggaTGAAACAGAagtaggagaaagggagagagagtggAAAGAGGCAGGCAGGGGGCGATCAGAGTcagggaggcagagagaccaAGAAAGTtacagagggaaagagaaggaaacagagacagagtGAAAGGCAAAGCGGGTGGGGAGCATAGGaaagggcagaggcagagggagaggccaGAAGAGGCAAGGACcagcagagaagaagaaagaccAAGTACTAAACTCCAGGGGCAGGCACAAATTGGAGGGTCAGAAGACTGGAGGGGCTGCAGGGCCCGCTGGAGGGTGGTTGGACCCGCCAGAGATCTCAGTCTTACTTCTGACTTCTAGGTACTGTCCATACCATCCTTGCCAGCTGGGCCTAATTTTGCCCTAGGTCTGGCCAGGAGGCGTCACACCCAGAGACCTGCCCCACCTCTTGCAGTGCCAGGACCATGGGGCTCCGGAgccaccacctcagcctgggccttCTGCTTCTGTTTCTACTCCCTGCAGGTATGAAGCTCGTGGTGCTGCTATTCCTGTTCTCCCAAAATCCCTTTCCATGTAGTCTCTCTTGTGTTTCTCCTCAGTACCTGTTTTGAGAACAAGCTCTGTATTCGGGGAGTATGGAGAAGAGGGGTGCTGAAGTGGGTGAGAGGAGACTTGCCTGGCTAAGGTGGGAACAATGAGTGGGGAGCTTCCAGAGACAGGGTTGGGAAAATCAGAGGGGCCAGATGCTGAAGGGCCTGCCGGCCAGGCCAGGTCTTTCTCCTGCAGACGATGGGGGCAGCACTGAAAGGTTTCAGCAGCATACTAGCCTGGTCAGATGTACATGCTTAAAAGCATGGTCTATGGGCATGGGAGGGGTAGGAGGTGAGCCTCGGGGGAGGGGGTGACAGTGAAGGGAAGGGCCTGGCCTGGAGGGGAGAGGGCAGACTCAAGATCATGTTTAACGAAATCTGGAGGATTTGAATGATCTGACAGGATCTGGAGATTAACTGGATTccaagaggaggaggcaggagagggagaagggagggataaTTCCCAGATTTCCAGCTGAGGTCACTATTGCAGCTGAGGGCATGCTATTTGCTGAGATAGGAAACATGGGATAGGAAGTAGGTTTCAGAGCATGGAGGGAGGAAGCGAGTTCAGTTGAAAGTGCCTGTGGGAAACTCAGGAGTGGACTCTATTTGGGTCTGGAGCTCAGGAGAAAAATCtgggatgaagaaaaagaagggagccAAGGACAGTATTCATGGGAACAATATTTAGGTCAGGGATTGAGGAAAATGTGTGTCAGGAAAGCCTGGGGAAGAGTGTGTTTTCAGAAGGAAGGAATGTTCCATCGCATCAGAAGTTTTGAAGAAACCAGCTTGAGATGGAGAAGTGGAAACAGGTTTGAGAGAGACAGGAGGGGGCAGAGCAGTGGGGTTCAGAATCCCTAGGTGAAAGTCTGGACTCTTGTGGCTTGTTTGGATCCCTCTAGCATTTGTGGAGAGGCAGGCAGACTCCAGGTCCATGAAAAGGGAGGGGTGGAGGAGAAATTTGTCAGCCTAGTGCCAAAAGATAGTAACAATTCACTCCATGGCCTTTATCTTGTGTGTCCCTGCAGGCAAGCCAGGGAGAAACTAGAGCCACAGCTAGAGCAAGAAAGGGCAGACACAGGAGGACACTCATAAGAACAGGGCCTCAGCCCTGGGAGTGGAGGGTGtgagcaaaggccctgagacTAGGGCCTAGGATGGACAACCCTCCTTACTGACCCTCCAGAGTGCCTGGGAGCTGAGGGCCGGCTGGCTCTCAAGCTGTTCCGTGACCTCTTCGCCAACTACACAAGTGCCCTGAGACCTGTGGCAGACACAGACCAGACTCTGAATGTGACCCTGGAGGTGACACTGTCCCAGATCATCGACATGGTGCGTTGTGGTAGTGGTACAGCTGTGGAGTCTTACCTGTCACAGTGTCAAGAAATGAAGGGGTGAGAGACTGGGATTTCTCTCCACAGAAAttccttttctgtaaatgttAATATTAACAAAGATAGCAGTTACCAACTGTTGGATACTGACTGTTGGGTGCCTACCTTGTGCCCAACATTTTGCACTCCTGAACTTATTGAATCCCTGCTAAGCGGGGATTCTCACCTCATATAACTGCTGAGGAAATGGGCCCAGAAAAGAGAAGAGCCCACTAAGGTCACATGGCAAGGTCAGGTCTGGGTGGGAACTGGACAGTATGGACAAGTCAGGTTTGTGGGTGCTGACCAGAGCCCTGCAGGGGAGTGTGCACAGATGGGGCAGGATATGCATATACATGTCCACATCTCTGCCATCCCCTGCCCCCACTAGGATGAACGGAACCAGGTGCTGACCCTGTATCTGTGGATACGGCAGGAGTGGACAGATGCCTACCTACAATGGGACCCCAATGCCTATGGCGGCCTGGATGCCATCCGCATCCCCAGCAGTCTTGTGTGGCGGCCAGACATCGTACTCTATAACAAGTACTGCCTATCTGGGCTCTTCCCCTCTCCTACCCCTCTCTAGACTTGCCCTTAGCCATGGGTGTGCACTGATCCCCTCTCCCTACCACACAACCCGGTTGCCATGCTGCCCTGGAAACTTTTCCCCAGGACCCTTCTAAGCTGCCAGGCATTCACAGCCCCTCCATGGCACCCCCACTTTAGGCTATCCCAGGCCAGCCCAGGCTGAACGTCTCCTGGGAACCTACTGTGTGGTCCAGGGCAGATGCCTGGATCACAAGGGCCTCTCTAGAGCACATTTTTAGCCCTAAGTCTCTCAGGGCTCCCCCAAGAGCCTGTCTAAGGTTCTCTTTCCTCCAGGACATCTGGAacactgctttattttctctGGGGCCCCTCTGCATATTTTCTCTGGGGCCCCTCTATAAGTTTTGCAGATGTCCCCCAAGGGAAGTCATTGTGTGTCCCGGAGTTGCCTCTGGGTTCTGCAGAGGCCTGTTTATACGTCCTCTGGCTACCTCTGTGTCCCTTCTGGGCCCTTCAGGCGCCACCCCTTCCAAGCAGCAGGTCTCTCTAGGTGCACTCCACCCTCTGTGTTGCTTTGTTCTGAAAACGAGAgtcaaattaatgaaagaaaaacaagcagaagtttatttatttatttatttatttatttatttgagacgcagtctcccaggctggagtgcagtggtgccatctccgctcactataagctccgcctcccgggttcacgccattctcctgccttagccccccaagtaactgggactacaggcgcccaccaccacgcctggctaatttttttgtattttcagtagagacggggtttcaccgtgttagccaggttggtctcgatctcctgacctcgtgatccacctgcctcggcctcccaaagtgctgggattacaggcgtaagccaccgtgcccggccacaagcAGAAGTTTATTAACCTGCTGTACCCATCACCGGAGAGGCCTTAGTTCAAAAGTATTTCTCTCTGAAGGCAGTGGCTTAGAGGCCTTGCTTAAATAGAAATTCAAGAAAGATCCAGTAAGTTGTAAATAGTGGCAAGACAAAGGAGAGCAGTTCCAGCCTTTAAAAGGCGGGAAAACGTGGGAAGAGGGTAAATTCTGTTCCCAGATTCCTCTGGCACCTACTGGTGCCCTTTGGAAAAGCAAGTGCTGTCTCCAGCAAGGAAGGGCTGGTGTCTTGCCATCAGGCCAGCAGCTGCTGGGGCCAGGTGCTCCCCTGCGTCGTGTCTCGAACTTAATGAGCCTCAATATTCTGGGGAGAAGTTTTGGTTTCTTTCAGACCCTGGGGGTCTGCCCTGGGCTCCTGGCCTCCAGGGCTGCTTCTCGGGCTGGACAGCCTGGGTGAGCTAAGCCCCGCCCCGCCTGCCCGCAGGGCGGACGCGCAGCGGCCAGGCTCGGCCAGCACCAACGTGGTCCTACGCCACGATGGCACCGTGCGCTGGGACGCACCGGCCATCACGCGCAGCTCGTGCCCCGTGGACGTGGCGGCCTTCCCGTTCGACGCCCAGCGCTGCGGCCTGACATTCGGCTCCTGGACTCACGGCGGACACCAACTGGATGTGCGGCCGCGCGGCGCTGCCGCCAGCCTGGCGGACTTCGTGGAGAACGTGGAGTGGCGCGTGCTGGGTATGCCGGCGCAGCGGCGCGTGCTCACCTACGGCTGCTGCTCAGAGCCCTACCCCGACGTCACCTTCACGCTGCTGCTGCACCGCCGCGCCGCCGCCTACGTGTGCAACCTGCTGCTGCCCTGCGTGCTCATCTCGCTGCTTGCGCCGCTCGCCTTCCACCTGCCCGCCGACTCGGGCGAGAAGGTGTCGTTGGGCGTCACGGTGCTGCTGGCGCTCACCGTCTTCCAGCTGCTGCTGGCCGAGAGCATGCCGCCGGCCGAGAGCGTGCCGCTCATCGGTGAGCAGCGGAGGTGCGGGGGAACCTGACGATGCGCCGGGGCCCCCCAGAGCTGGGCCGCGACAGGGCCTGGGTCTGCCGAACGGCCCGCTTCAGAGAATGAGGCGGGGGCGTCCTGGGAACGTCCCCTAATTTTGAGGGGAAAGGATTAGCTCCTTCCAGGGAGAACACCCCTCACGACTGGGTCTTGATGGTGGAACATCAGTATCCCCAGATCCTAGTAATAGGCAAAATCCATCGACtgctcactgtgtgccaggcactcccCTAAGCACTTGACCTTTATTAACTCAGGTAAACATCACCACAAACCTAGGAAGTAGGTCCTCTGGTTATCCCATTTGTACAAAAAGGATTCGTATCTTGCCCCAGCTCATGCCCATCGTTATTTGAGAGTGGGACTGTCCTGGATTGTGTATGAGTGCAGCTTCCAGCAGTGAGGGGAGCAATTAGGGAGCAGTAGCTTCTGATGACCCACGTGTAGGAATGAAGGATGGGGAGAACTTGGCCCTTACCTCCTTCCTGCTTCCATCCATGGGGCTTGGAGGGTCTGGAGAGCCTCATGGTGGGCTTATTTCCATTTGTGTAGAGGTGACTGGGAAGCTCAGGATCCACAGGCTTTTTGTTTTGAGTCCCAattggctttctctctctcttgcaggGAAGTACTACATGGCCACTATGACCATGGTCACATTCTCAACAGCACTCACTATCCTTATCATGAACCTGCATTACTGTGGTCCCAGTGCCCGCCCAGTGCCAGCCTGGGCTAGGGCCCTCCTGCTGGGACACCTGGCACAGAGCCTGTGCGTGCAGGAAAGAGGGGAGCCCTGTGGGCAGTCCAGGTCACCTGAGTTATCCCCTAGCCCCCAGTCTCCTGAAGGAGGGGCTGGCCCCCCAGCGGGCCCTTGCCACGAGCCACGATGTCTGTGCCACCAGGAAGCCCTACTGCACCATGTAGCCACCATTGCCAATACCTTCCGCAGCCACCGAGCTGCACAGCGCTGCCATGAGGACTGGAAGCGCCTGGCCCGTGTGATGGACCGCTTCTTCCTGGGCATCTTCTTCTCCATGGCCCTGGTCATGAGCCTCCTGGTGCTGGTGCAGGCCCTGTGAAGGGTAGGACTAAGTCACAGGGATCTGCTGCAGCCACAGCTCCTCCAGAAAAGGACAGCCATGGCCAAGTGGTTGCTGGTCTTTAAGCCAGCCAGTCTCTCCCCACTGCTCCTAAGACCCTGGGACACTTGACTTCACAATCCACAAGGGAGCACTCATTGTCTACACACCCTAACTAACGGAAATCCAGAGCCTGCCACTCCCctaattccaaaaaaaaagaagaactctACAAAGGCCAAGGTCACAGAGTACAGTCTTGGAGGGACAGAATTGTTTGTGCTGGGTAATAGAGCTCTCAGTGGAGAGCGTGCGGGTTATTATGAGAAACTGAACTGAACTGCTCcgtttcctgtcttccttcctagGTGGCTTCTTTGCAGGGCCTTGGCTCTTACCTTTCCCTGCCGAGGGGCTCAGGGAAAAGGATTGGGGATTCTCAGTTGAGTTTCCAGAGCAGGAGGCCCTACAGACATTTGGCCCCAAATCCCCGACTCAATAAAGTAAGCATGTACCTAGCACCTCCTCGAT
The sequence above is a segment of the Theropithecus gelada isolate Dixy chromosome 14, Tgel_1.0, whole genome shotgun sequence genome. Coding sequences within it:
- the CHRNA10 gene encoding neuronal acetylcholine receptor subunit alpha-10 isoform X1 encodes the protein MGLRSHHLSLGLLLLFLLPAECLGAEGRLALKLFRDLFANYTSALRPVADTDQTLNVTLEVTLSQIIDMDERNQVLTLYLWIRQEWTDAYLQWDPNAYGGLDAIRIPSSLVWRPDIVLYNKADAQRPGSASTNVVLRHDGTVRWDAPAITRSSCPVDVAAFPFDAQRCGLTFGSWTHGGHQLDVRPRGAAASLADFVENVEWRVLGMPAQRRVLTYGCCSEPYPDVTFTLLLHRRAAAYVCNLLLPCVLISLLAPLAFHLPADSGEKVSLGVTVLLALTVFQLLLAESMPPAESVPLIGKYYMATMTMVTFSTALTILIMNLHYCGPSARPVPAWARALLLGHLAQSLCVQERGEPCGQSRSPELSPSPQSPEGGAGPPAGPCHEPRCLCHQEALLHHVATIANTFRSHRAAQRCHEDWKRLARVMDRFFLGIFFSMALVMSLLVLVQAL
- the CHRNA10 gene encoding neuronal acetylcholine receptor subunit alpha-10 isoform X2, whose product is MPAQRRVLTYGCCSEPYPDVTFTLLLHRRAAAYVCNLLLPCVLISLLAPLAFHLPADSGEKVSLGVTVLLALTVFQLLLAESMPPAESVPLIGKYYMATMTMVTFSTALTILIMNLHYCGPSARPVPAWARALLLGHLAQSLCVQERGEPCGQSRSPELSPSPQSPEGGAGPPAGPCHEPRCLCHQEALLHHVATIANTFRSHRAAQRCHEDWKRLARVMDRFFLGIFFSMALVMSLLVLVQAL